In Erythrobacter litoralis HTCC2594, a single genomic region encodes these proteins:
- the rpmA gene encoding 50S ribosomal protein L27 — protein sequence MAHKKAGGSSRNGRDSAGRRLGVKKFGSEAVVAGNIIVRQRGTKFYPGSNVGMGKDHTLFALEDGVVRFHTGKQARKYVSVDAMAEAAE from the coding sequence ATGGCACATAAAAAAGCAGGTGGTTCGTCCCGCAACGGTCGCGACTCAGCCGGTCGCCGCCTCGGTGTGAAGAAGTTCGGCAGCGAAGCAGTCGTCGCCGGCAACATCATCGTGCGTCAGCGCGGCACCAAGTTCTATCCGGGCAGCAATGTCGGCATGGGCAAGGATCACACCCTCTTCGCGCTCGAAGATGGCGTGGTGCGATTCCACACCGGCAAGCAAGCGCGCAAATACGTGTCGGTAGACGCGATGGCGGAAGCTGCCGAATAA